Proteins from a single region of Esox lucius isolate fEsoLuc1 chromosome 13, fEsoLuc1.pri, whole genome shotgun sequence:
- the smad4 gene encoding mothers against decapentaplegic homolog 4 isoform X2 — MSITNTPSSNDACLSIVHSLMCHRQGGESETFAKRAIESLVKKLKEKKDELDSLITAITTNGAHPSKCVTIGRTLDGRLQVAGRKGFPHVIYTRLWRWPDLHKNELKHVKYCQFAFDLKCDSVCVNPYHYDRVVSPDLSSLTLTSSAPGSGLMVKDEYDFDGHSPLPSIDGGPSLQTIQHPPSSRAAPSSEAFSTPGLLSPSDASAASTSAFPSISVGSGNASSAWTRNSSFTPNMPLHQNGHLQHHPPMPLPGRYWPVHNELAFQPPISNHPAPDYWCSIAYFEMDVQVGETFKVPSTCPVVTVDGYVDPSGGDRFCLGQLSNVHRTEAIERARLHIGKGIQLECKGEGDVWVRCLSDHAVFVQSYYLDREAGRAPGDAVHKIYPSAYIKVFDLRQCHRQMQQQAATAQAAAAAQAAAVAGNMPGPGSVGGIAPAISLSAAAGIGVDDLRRLCILRMSFVKGWGPDYPRQSIKETPCWVEIHLHRALQLLDEVLHTMPIADPQPLD, encoded by the exons TGCCTCAGCATTGTACACAGCTTGATGTGTCACAGGCAAGGCGGAGAGAGCGAGACCTTCGCCAAGAGGGCAATTGAAAGTCTCGTGAAAAaactgaaggagaaaaaggacgAATTGGACTCCCTGATCACAGCCATCACCACCAACGGGGCTCACCCCAGCAAGTGTGTCACCATCGGGCGAACCCTGGACGGCCGTCTACAG GTGGCGGGGCGCAAAGGGTTCCCCCACGTGATCTACACTCGGCTGTGGAGGTGGCCCGACCTGCATAAAAATGAACTGAAACACGTCAAGTATTGCCAGTTTGCCTTTGACCTGAAGTGTGACAGCGTCTGCGTGAACCCGTACCACTACGACCGGGTCGTCTCTCCAG acctgtcaaGCCTGACACTGACCAGCTCAG CTCCCGGCTCGGGACTGATGGTTAAAGATGAGTATGACTTTGACGGCCATTCCCCGCTGCCCAGCATCGATGGTGGACCCTCCCTGCAGACCATCCAGCACCCTCCCTCAAGTCGAGCCGCGCCCTCCTCAGAGGCCTTCAGCACCCCCGGGCTACTGTCCCCCTCCGACGCCAGCGCCGCTTCCACCTCTGCCTTCCCCAGCATCTCCGTCGGTTCAGGAA ATGCCTCTTCCGCCTGGACCAGAAATAGCAGCTTCACCCCTAACATGCCTCTCCATCAGAACGGGCACCTACAACACCACCCACCCATGCCTCTTCCGGGGCGCTACT GGCCTGTGCACAACGAGCTGGCCTTCCAGCCGCCCATATCCAATCACCCAG CGCCCGACTACTGGTGCTCCATCGCCTACTTCGAGATGGACGTGCAGGTGGGCGAGACCTTCAAGGTGCCCTCCACCTGCCCCGTGGTGACGGTGGATGGCTACGTGGACCCATCCGGAGGGGACCGCTTCTGCCTGGGTCAGCTGAGCAACGTGCACCGGACAGAGGCCATAGAAAGAGCCAG GCTCCACATCGGCAAGGGGATCCAGCTGGAGTGCAAAGGCGAGGGGGACGTGTGGGTCCGGTGCCTCAGCGACCACGCCGTATTCGTGCAGAGCTACTACCTGGACCGTGAAGCCGGCCGCGCCCCCGGTGATGCCGTACACAAGATCTACCCCAGCGCCTACATCAAG GTGTTTGACCTGCGTCAGTGTCACCGGCAGATGCAGCAGCAGGCTGCCACGGCTCAGGCGGCGGCAGCGGCACAGGCGGCGGCCGTGGCCGGGAACATGCCGGGCCCGGGGTCCGTGGGAGGCATCGCTCCAGCCATCA GCCTCTCGGCAGCGGCCGGCATCGGGGTGGATGACCTCAGGAGACTGTGTATCCTGCGCATGAGCTTTGTCAAGGGCTGGGGTCCTGACTACCCCCGGCAGAGCATCAAGGAGACCCCCTGCTGGGTCGAGATCCACCTCCACCGGGCCCTCCAGCTGTTGGACGAGGTGCTGCACACCATGCCCATTGCCGACCCCCAGCCCCTGGACTGA
- the smad4 gene encoding mothers against decapentaplegic homolog 4 isoform X3 translates to MSITNTPSSNDACLSIVHSLMCHRQGGESETFAKRAIESLVKKLKEKKDELDSLITAITTNGAHPSKCVTIGRTLDGRLQVAGRKGFPHVIYTRLWRWPDLHKNELKHVKYCQFAFDLKCDSVCVNPYHYDRVVSPGIDLSSLTLTSSAPGSGLMVKDEYDFDGHSPLPSIDGGPSLQTIQHPPSSRAAPSSEAFSTPGLLSPSDASAASTSAFPSISVGSGNASSAWTRNSSFTPNMPLHQNGHLQHHPPMPLPGRYWPVHNELAFQPPISNHPAPDYWCSIAYFEMDVQVGETFKVPSTCPVVTVDGYVDPSGGDRFCLGQLSNVHRTEAIERARLHIGKGIQLECKGEGDVWVRCLSDHAVFVQSYYLDREAGRAPGDAVHKIYPSAYIKVFDLRQWLTSVGFVFPSLPGV, encoded by the exons TGCCTCAGCATTGTACACAGCTTGATGTGTCACAGGCAAGGCGGAGAGAGCGAGACCTTCGCCAAGAGGGCAATTGAAAGTCTCGTGAAAAaactgaaggagaaaaaggacgAATTGGACTCCCTGATCACAGCCATCACCACCAACGGGGCTCACCCCAGCAAGTGTGTCACCATCGGGCGAACCCTGGACGGCCGTCTACAG GTGGCGGGGCGCAAAGGGTTCCCCCACGTGATCTACACTCGGCTGTGGAGGTGGCCCGACCTGCATAAAAATGAACTGAAACACGTCAAGTATTGCCAGTTTGCCTTTGACCTGAAGTGTGACAGCGTCTGCGTGAACCCGTACCACTACGACCGGGTCGTCTCTCCAGGTATTG acctgtcaaGCCTGACACTGACCAGCTCAG CTCCCGGCTCGGGACTGATGGTTAAAGATGAGTATGACTTTGACGGCCATTCCCCGCTGCCCAGCATCGATGGTGGACCCTCCCTGCAGACCATCCAGCACCCTCCCTCAAGTCGAGCCGCGCCCTCCTCAGAGGCCTTCAGCACCCCCGGGCTACTGTCCCCCTCCGACGCCAGCGCCGCTTCCACCTCTGCCTTCCCCAGCATCTCCGTCGGTTCAGGAA ATGCCTCTTCCGCCTGGACCAGAAATAGCAGCTTCACCCCTAACATGCCTCTCCATCAGAACGGGCACCTACAACACCACCCACCCATGCCTCTTCCGGGGCGCTACT GGCCTGTGCACAACGAGCTGGCCTTCCAGCCGCCCATATCCAATCACCCAG CGCCCGACTACTGGTGCTCCATCGCCTACTTCGAGATGGACGTGCAGGTGGGCGAGACCTTCAAGGTGCCCTCCACCTGCCCCGTGGTGACGGTGGATGGCTACGTGGACCCATCCGGAGGGGACCGCTTCTGCCTGGGTCAGCTGAGCAACGTGCACCGGACAGAGGCCATAGAAAGAGCCAG GCTCCACATCGGCAAGGGGATCCAGCTGGAGTGCAAAGGCGAGGGGGACGTGTGGGTCCGGTGCCTCAGCGACCACGCCGTATTCGTGCAGAGCTACTACCTGGACCGTGAAGCCGGCCGCGCCCCCGGTGATGCCGTACACAAGATCTACCCCAGCGCCTACATCAAG GTGTTTGACCTGCGTCAGTGGTTAACGTCAGTTGGTTTTGTGTTCCCGTCCCTCCCAGGTGTTTGA
- the smad4 gene encoding mothers against decapentaplegic homolog 4 isoform X1: MSITNTPSSNDACLSIVHSLMCHRQGGESETFAKRAIESLVKKLKEKKDELDSLITAITTNGAHPSKCVTIGRTLDGRLQVAGRKGFPHVIYTRLWRWPDLHKNELKHVKYCQFAFDLKCDSVCVNPYHYDRVVSPGIDLSSLTLTSSAPGSGLMVKDEYDFDGHSPLPSIDGGPSLQTIQHPPSSRAAPSSEAFSTPGLLSPSDASAASTSAFPSISVGSGNASSAWTRNSSFTPNMPLHQNGHLQHHPPMPLPGRYWPVHNELAFQPPISNHPAPDYWCSIAYFEMDVQVGETFKVPSTCPVVTVDGYVDPSGGDRFCLGQLSNVHRTEAIERARLHIGKGIQLECKGEGDVWVRCLSDHAVFVQSYYLDREAGRAPGDAVHKIYPSAYIKVFDLRQCHRQMQQQAATAQAAAAAQAAAVAGNMPGPGSVGGIAPAISLSAAAGIGVDDLRRLCILRMSFVKGWGPDYPRQSIKETPCWVEIHLHRALQLLDEVLHTMPIADPQPLD; this comes from the exons TGCCTCAGCATTGTACACAGCTTGATGTGTCACAGGCAAGGCGGAGAGAGCGAGACCTTCGCCAAGAGGGCAATTGAAAGTCTCGTGAAAAaactgaaggagaaaaaggacgAATTGGACTCCCTGATCACAGCCATCACCACCAACGGGGCTCACCCCAGCAAGTGTGTCACCATCGGGCGAACCCTGGACGGCCGTCTACAG GTGGCGGGGCGCAAAGGGTTCCCCCACGTGATCTACACTCGGCTGTGGAGGTGGCCCGACCTGCATAAAAATGAACTGAAACACGTCAAGTATTGCCAGTTTGCCTTTGACCTGAAGTGTGACAGCGTCTGCGTGAACCCGTACCACTACGACCGGGTCGTCTCTCCAGGTATTG acctgtcaaGCCTGACACTGACCAGCTCAG CTCCCGGCTCGGGACTGATGGTTAAAGATGAGTATGACTTTGACGGCCATTCCCCGCTGCCCAGCATCGATGGTGGACCCTCCCTGCAGACCATCCAGCACCCTCCCTCAAGTCGAGCCGCGCCCTCCTCAGAGGCCTTCAGCACCCCCGGGCTACTGTCCCCCTCCGACGCCAGCGCCGCTTCCACCTCTGCCTTCCCCAGCATCTCCGTCGGTTCAGGAA ATGCCTCTTCCGCCTGGACCAGAAATAGCAGCTTCACCCCTAACATGCCTCTCCATCAGAACGGGCACCTACAACACCACCCACCCATGCCTCTTCCGGGGCGCTACT GGCCTGTGCACAACGAGCTGGCCTTCCAGCCGCCCATATCCAATCACCCAG CGCCCGACTACTGGTGCTCCATCGCCTACTTCGAGATGGACGTGCAGGTGGGCGAGACCTTCAAGGTGCCCTCCACCTGCCCCGTGGTGACGGTGGATGGCTACGTGGACCCATCCGGAGGGGACCGCTTCTGCCTGGGTCAGCTGAGCAACGTGCACCGGACAGAGGCCATAGAAAGAGCCAG GCTCCACATCGGCAAGGGGATCCAGCTGGAGTGCAAAGGCGAGGGGGACGTGTGGGTCCGGTGCCTCAGCGACCACGCCGTATTCGTGCAGAGCTACTACCTGGACCGTGAAGCCGGCCGCGCCCCCGGTGATGCCGTACACAAGATCTACCCCAGCGCCTACATCAAG GTGTTTGACCTGCGTCAGTGTCACCGGCAGATGCAGCAGCAGGCTGCCACGGCTCAGGCGGCGGCAGCGGCACAGGCGGCGGCCGTGGCCGGGAACATGCCGGGCCCGGGGTCCGTGGGAGGCATCGCTCCAGCCATCA GCCTCTCGGCAGCGGCCGGCATCGGGGTGGATGACCTCAGGAGACTGTGTATCCTGCGCATGAGCTTTGTCAAGGGCTGGGGTCCTGACTACCCCCGGCAGAGCATCAAGGAGACCCCCTGCTGGGTCGAGATCCACCTCCACCGGGCCCTCCAGCTGTTGGACGAGGTGCTGCACACCATGCCCATTGCCGACCCCCAGCCCCTGGACTGA